A stretch of Vicia villosa cultivar HV-30 ecotype Madison, WI unplaced genomic scaffold, Vvil1.0 ctg.002339F_1_1, whole genome shotgun sequence DNA encodes these proteins:
- the LOC131638592 gene encoding uncharacterized protein LOC131638592 codes for MEDLEQENHEFRDEVTTLQVGVERLTALVESLVAARNQPSPPSSPRATQTQTEVQTTTICEVSTATVSMAPITGLSHYQMPNGYPGGMSYNFVPEGYHPVTGAAQTTPIMTVIPPPVHTVPQAEEPIYQVEPNERGKVYDDFQDQFQEMRKEIKALKGKNSFGKNAYDMCLVPNVKIPAKFKVPDFEKYKGSSCPQSHLTMYCRKMATHTDDDKLLIHYFQDSLTGAALKWYMGLDSTHISSFDDLVEAFIRQYKYNVDMAPDRDQLRAMVQKEKESFKDAPTDFTEMVNMGMRLEEGVREGRLIMEFGSSIGTKKYGNNFQKKWEDETIAFAIDGGESHNSRSYRPLAYQQAPFISYDQYPYVAAAQFKQPYRQPWASPPHNSSQNTPQNAAQNQNRQRNQNKPQRNHQKEDRRIDPIPMTYAQLWPYLIESKAIAPRPTRPAKFPFPKEYNPNVKCDFHDGISGHSIEDCNVLKEKVQDLVDKKILSFKDIGPMP; via the exons ATGGAAgaccttgaacaagagaatcatgAATTCCGTGATGAAGTAACTACTCTTCAAGTTGGGGTGGAAAGATTGACTGCTTTGGTGGAAAGCTTAGTGGCTGCTCGGAATCAACCATCACCTCCTTCATCTCCTCGTGCCACTCAAACACAAACTGAAGTCCAGACTACTACGATCTGCGAAGTTTCTACTGCTACTGTTTCTATGGCTCCTATCACTGGTCTCTCTCACTATCAGATGCCTAATGGCTACCCTGGGGGCATGTCTTACAACTTTGTGCCAGAGGGATACCATCCTGTTACTGGAGCTGCTCAAACTACTCCTATAATGACCGTGATTCCACCCCCGGTACACACCGTGCCACAAGCTGAGGAACCCATTTACCAAGTTGAGCCCAATGAAAGAGGTAAAGTTTATGATGATTTCCAAGATCAATTCCAAGAGATGCGAAAGGAGATTAAGGCCCTCAAAGGGAAGAAttcatttggaaagaatgcttatGATATGTGTCTTGTGCCAAATGTGAAAATACCTGCCAAGTTTAAAGTGCCTGATTTTGAAAAGTATAAAGGGAGTTCGTGTCCTCAgagccatttgaccatgtactgtAGAAAGATGGCCACTCATACTGATGATGATAAGTTATTGATCCACTATTTTCAAGATAGTCTAACTGGTGCTGCTTTGAAATGGTACATGGGATTGGATAGTACTCATATCAGTTCTTTTGATGACCTTGTAGAAGCGTTCattcgacaatacaagtataatgtcgacatggctcctgatagagacCAACTCCGAGCCATGGTACAAAAGGAGAAAgagtctttcaaaga TGCTCCAACcgacttcactgaaatggtgaaTATGGGAATGCGACTAGAGGAAGGCGTACGAGAAGGACGATTGATTATGGAATTTGGATCGTCGATTGGAACCAAGAAATATGGAAACAACTTTCAGAAGAAGTGGGAAGATGAAACTATTGCTTTTGCAATTGATGGTGGAGAGTCTCATAACTCACGTTCCTACCGACCCTTAGCTTATCAGCAAGCGCCATTCATATCATACGATCAGTATCCATATGTTGCGGCCGCACAATTCAAGCAACCATACCGACAGCCTTGGGCATCTCCTCCTCATAATTCTTCACAAAATACTCCTCAGAATgcagctcagaatcagaatcgtcAACGGAATCAGAATAAACCTCAAAGGAACCATCAGAAGGAGGATCGCCGCATTGAcccaattccaatgacctacgcTCAGCTATGGCCATATCTAATCGAGAGTAAAGCAATAGCTCCCAGACCAACCCGACCTGCAAAGTTTCCATTTCCCAAGGAATACAATCCAAATGTCAAGTGTGATTTTCACGATGGGATATCAGGTCACTCCATTGAAGATTGCAATGTCCTAAAGGAAAAAGTTCAAGATCTGGTTGACAAAAAGAtactctctttcaaggatattgGTCCTATGCCATGA